Sequence from the Acropora muricata isolate sample 2 chromosome 10, ASM3666990v1, whole genome shotgun sequence genome:
tgaagtttgaaactggtcaaacttcagaGCCAACAAGTGCcaacatttctattgtttcgtGGTCATCGAAGCGtagcccaacaatgttgcgttcGTTTGCACAGCACATCCAACAAAGTTGCACTAGCGCACGCGCACTACATGCCACATATACAAATAAATACAGCAAGAAATCAACATGGAGTCAGAGATGGAAAACGTGAACGAGGAATTAATCGAGGAATCAACAGCAACCAAAAGTAGAAAGAAAGCGGCTAGTGACGGAAAAGACAAAGGAAGAGCTAGAAGGTGGACGGAGCGGGAAATCGATCAACTGATCGATCTTCTTGAGGAAAAAGATTGCTTGTGGGATGTCAACAAAAAGGACTACCACCTGCGAAACAAACGCGAAAGAGCTTTCGAAGAGATCAGAAGCATTCTGGACATTGACGTTGCTGAAATCAAGGCAAAGATTACTAGTTTGCGTGCTCAACTTGGCCGAGAAATCGcgaaaacaaaggcaaaaaagtcTGGCCAAGGACTTGGCGAAAACTACAAATCCAGTTGGATTTATTTCGACAGGTTACAGTTTCTTGTACCAATCATGCAAGCTGGCAGAAGCAAAGATACGTTGTCGAGCCGAAGCTCGACACCCGACTCTGTCGACATAGTGGAAAAACTTGACTCGCCCGACGATTCTCCTATATCTCAAGATGTTGAGACTCCAAGAGTAGGAAAATCACGAAAGAGGAGTTTGGAAACGGAATCAAGGGCCAGGGAGGAACTATTGTCGACGTGCGTTCAGGTTCTCAAACAACCTTTACCTGAGCCTGAACCCAAACGTCAGTGCTCCTTCACACTTTACATTTCGGAAAAGTTGGCTTCTTTTGATCGAAGAACAAGGATGCTTGCTGAAAAGCGAATAAGCGACATAATCTTTGAGATTGAAATGAGCAATGACCAAGCATTGCAGCAAAACTGGAATTCTGATCATATGACACAAAGTACAGGAAGATACATGGACATGCTGCACAACAGCCAACAAATGTACAGATGACATCAGTTTATGTGAGTTAGAAGAGCAAATGCTTATGAATCCACCAAAACAATGAACAGTTTTGTTATGAATCTATCTGATGATTCACACCAAGTCaagttaataattaataattgttaatattcTGATGAATGCATTGAAGAACcactattttgttgttgttgttgtatataTGCAACTTCTAACCCTAATAAGTTAGACGTTActgttaaagtgcctatgaagtaaaaaataaatcaacTGAAGGTTATTTGGAAGGCCTTTAGAACAAAAGAAGAatggtgtttttgtttttgaaatattgccAGTCATATCCTAGATCAAACTATCTGGGTAGTTATTTATCATCCAACGgcttaaaaactgaaaaaaggaaaaggaaagaccAGTATAGCAGTGAACGATATTGCTGGGTATTTTTACTCATTCCAGTCGTATGCATTATTTTTTACAAGTTGGACATAAAAATATTTGTATTTTCTACCTTATTTTTCTGAATGGCCAGTCATGGCTAgtcatatttatttttttatcccTTCTAGGAGACTTATCAGAGGCCTTTGTGGGGCTCACTGACTTACAGAACATATTTCTGTGCCATTAGCAGTACCAATACAAAAATAAACAGGGGATATAGCATGTGGGTGATTGGAGAAACAGATCTAATCTTCCACTGTTGAAAAGATCTTTCACAACTGAGCATAGTGAACAAAAGAGAGATTTTCAACACAAAGTTGTTTATTTTGATGATTACCAGTCCCTATCACTCATCCAGAAAAGTGAACTGAACTGTAAATTAATCCTTTTTAATCTCTAAATCTCAATTACAATTATGCAAGTCACTGAATAATTTACAGTTCCCTTTCATGCTAGACTCAGCACATATCCCATTGCCAGTCAACAGAaccttcattgaaaaaatattctttaagGGTCTCCCTCACTGACTTGGCATCCGTAGAAGCATTATGTCCTGTTGAAGGAACATTAAGTGGAGAAAATGCCTCTGCAGGAGACTCCTGACGCCAGATACCAGGGATTATTTGACCATCTTGCTCTTGATCCACTAATCCTACAGGGCAATAGGTACCACAAGATGAGCTTTGCCTTAGAAAATTATGGAGACCAAGAGCTGTGAATACTAATAGCTCTATGGTGTCTGGTGGCAGCAGCAAGACAGATCTGAATACTCGCCACCTGTTGGCCAGTATACCAAAGAGATTCTCAGAAATCCTCCTTGCTCTGCTGTGTCTGTAATTATACACCCGCTTGTCTTCTGTCAGGTCATGTTGAGGGTATGGTTTCATCATGTGCTTCTTTAATGCAAAAGCATCATCCCCAACAAATACATAGGGTAGCTTCTTTACCCCGAATGGAAGACTCTTTGGTGGTGGAAGAACAACTGTTCCAGCTTCAATGGCCTTCATTAGCCCACACTTGTTCCAAACACCTCCATCTGACACTCGTCCATTAGTCCCAACATCAGCATAAACACATTCATAATCAGGCCCTGCAACTGCCATTAACACTATTGAATGGGTGCCTTTGTAGTTGTAGTAGTGTGAGCCTGCATTAGCCGGTGACTGCATTACAACATGTTTGCCATCTACAGCTCCCACACAGTTAGGGAAGTTCCActttttttcaaacttgtctgCTATTTGCATCCATTCCTCGTCAGTAGAGGGTATCCTGACATACTTGGGCACGAAATGCTCCTTCATCGCATTAAATACCTGCCTCACAATATAACAAATTGCTGAAACAGATATACGAAACTGAAAGCTCAAAGAACGATACGTTTCCCCAGTTGCCAAAAATCGTATTGCCAGTGTCAGTCTTTCTGGTGCATTAATCACTTTCGTACCACCAAGAATTTGCTTTGGCGTTATGTACGGCTCGATAATGCCCAGAATGGTGGTGAAATCGTCGTAGTTCATTCTCATCATCTCTTTGTAGCCCGCTGTATCTTCTATCATGAGCTCTTTCACGATGTTTTCAAAGTGTCCCTTTTCGTTGCGTCGTCTAATCCACTGTCTGGTTTTGCCACGACGCGCTTTTTGATCGCCACTATCATCAAGTACTTCACTTAGAATTAAGGCAGCTAGACATTTTCGCTTTTTGAGTTGTTTTAAGGACACAAGATAGTCAGCCATGATTCAAACTTGGCGGGAATAAACAAAAGAGTGTCCCAGAGTCCTTTGTATTTTCATCTAAACACCCAACATGTTGTGacttgttgcgagcgtttgcacacatTGCCTAACATCGCGCAACAAGAGACAACATTGTTGgccccaacaatgttgcgtgttgttgcgagcgtttgcacgggcctttaaGGTGGTTAATGGCCATGATATATATACTTCTCTTTGGGTGATTTTTTGTTAAGGGAATTAATTCCGCTAAAATATTCTTGACTTGAAAATGTTTGTGAGATATGCATACGGAGTAAAGTTATAGCggggaaatttttttaatcttggGCTTGAACCAATGCAACGAAATATCTCAAATAATAACAGCCATAGTGAAAATCGCTTTCACACTTAATTTCGATGTAAAGACCTTGGCGTTCTTCAAGCGCCGCGTCTGTTTGTAGTAATCCAACTTCaggataaataaattgaaacaaggAGCTCGGGTGGCGAAGGATTTAGTGACAGCGAGAGAGTTAAACCAACTAGCTTCAAGTTAGGGTTCACATCGTTTCCATTCTTCCTTTTATAGGAAATGTTATCTTAAATTATAAGTTcaaactaaaaggaaaaaagaggcTATATTTCTCAAgcgaacaatgaaaataaacccACGCCATTTTttccgcgcgtggattttgttaaTGAGAGAATGGAACTAGTTCCTCCCAATTTTTAACCCAGCATGCCCCGCAACTTCCGGTAGAAATCACCAGGTTCGTCATGCTTTCTTAGGGAGGGTTCCAAAGTACCTTTCCCGCCAGTGCAAACTAGCCACGATCCTCATAATTTCAGAGCATTTTTGCTATGGAAGACAAAGAAACGTTTTCCTAagtaaaaagtaatttttcttcttgtaaaaTCCAGTTAAATTAACTGAAATGAATTGAAAGTCGACTAAAATTACTTTATAATATGCTTAAACAGAATACTGTGAGCTTGAAATTATGGTTATTTTGCTTGAAGATAAGTCTAGAAATATAACCGCcagtttttttatttcgatGTAAGGTAAACGAGTATTGAACAAGCTGTATCAGGTAGAAAAAAGTGCAATTCAATTATGAAAAATATAAATACAATCGAAATAAAGtaccattacttattataaTAAGTGAAAAGCTGTATTTCTCTCGTTTCTCTACAGTTAACCTTGATAATGCAAAGCAAACTTGGGAAGGAATAAATTCTTTAATGAGTAAAAGTAAGAATAACGCGAAACGCATTGCAATTATATCTTCTATTAGGGATGCTAGGAGCAGAAATGTTTTAAAAGACCTAGTTAATATATCCGATGTGTTTAACCACACTTTGCATCAGTGGGACCTAAGTTAGCATTAGCAATACCTCAATCTAAAAAAGATTTTCTTAAATGTCTACCAGGCTCAGTGCCTTTCTCCTCATTTTTCTTTGATCCAGTTACACACGATGAAATACAACGTGAAATCTTGTTATTGTCGATAAATAAGGCCCATGGATTGTACTCATTTCCAGTCAAAATCTTCAAATATGGTAGCTCAATTCTATCAAACTCACTTGCAAGTACTGTATTATGAATTTACCCATTTGAAAAGGTATTCGTTAACCCATCAAAGTTAAAACATGTTAAGATAGGTCCTGTATGCCTTAAATAGTCGATAAAAGGCCTGACCTTAAAAGGACGATCGAATTTTTCATCATTTATCGGAGGAATTTGAGCATTGAGATCACACAAAAGGTGTATCGTTTGATTTGGTTGAATTGTTTGCTAGAAACTTTCCCCTCTGATGACTTTCTATTCTATTTTGAGCTTGACCTTTTCATCAGCGTCTGAAAGCCGCTAATATAAAGCGGTTTAGTCCAAATGGGAGAGAAAATTAAGATCGGTAAGAGGTAATGGTAACTATGAAGCCTGGAAAGTATCCGTTGTAGCCTCGGGAAGCTTGAGTCAGCGGCTTCTTAGTAGTAGGCAGGTCGGCTATACGTATACTTAGTGGTTTAATCTCTCGCAGCCAAATACAGTTGCAAGCAATTCTTTTTCTATTTGATTCTCCGCCGCCTGAGTGAGGTATCGAGAAGTATAAGCTATTGGGTGATCATCTTGAAGGATATATACCCCTAGACCTGACCTGACATTCAACACAGGCTCTCTAGAAAGGATTTCTTTGAGGCGCTTCACAGCTTAAGTGTGCTCACGTGACCAGATCCACAACACATCCTTCTTTATTAGATTTCGTAAGGGTGTTGTAATCTCGTCTCTGACTGCAACAACGATATCATTCTTCTTCTGAAAGACTTCAGGCGCTGAACTTGTACCAAAAGGCATGCGCCTTAACCTGTACCGTCCAAATAGGTTATTGAACGTACAGAGCTTTGAAATCTCTCTTCATCTAGGCGCACCTGCCAAGTGACAAACGTTTTCACGTCTTTTAgctgtttttcactttcttctgCTGCTCTGCAAAGACTTGTCGCTTTCTCCCGGGTAAGATCAGACGATTCACGAAGCAGTCGCTCTTTAAGACAAGCGTCACTCACACCGAATACAATTCGGTCTCGAATCACGCTATCGTGCTGGTCGTCAAATTCACATGGCTTAGCGCGAGTCCTCCATTCGGTAATAAACTGATCCATAGATTCACCTTCTTGTTGTTTACACTCCCAAGACCTATTTACTTTAAATACAATATTCTTTCTAGGGTTTAATAACCcttaaatgttttcttttagtgaGAAATCTTGTAAGGATCCTCGCCAGTAGTGAAACGAAACGTGTTGTTTATCTCCAGCGCTTCTTTGACGATTGTATGAATCAGAACTGCACTCTGCTGCTTCTCATTTTCTTCAGTCTTTCCCGGCACTGTCAAACATAAGTCAGACTATTGAAACCATCTCCTCCAATTCTCAGAGAGATTTCCTTATAGCACTAGAGCCCCAGGAAGCTTGAAAACTTTCATCGTTCACTTCTGACACCACATAATGAATGTTAACACTAGAAGCGGTCATAACTCATTTTCAATTATGATCGTGCGAGATTTTGTTAATATGACAGGATCTGTATTGGTTCGTTGGTAGAGTAAAACGCAAAAAAGTCCCACTACATTTAAAAGTATGACAAATGCAAAGAATATTTTTACGAAGCGATTTTTATTACTTATAACCAAACCTTTGCGTTgattcatatttttaaaatcatGAAATATTCTAATACTCAATTTTAGGGTCTTATTTTGGCCCCTTCCTACCCTAACGATCATAACTTATTTTACAACAGTAAATTGTCGTCAGTCTCATTTAGTAGGACGAGTTGTTTGGGATTGAGCCTGTCcccgtggaaaaaaaaaaaagataatgaaaGTATTTTTGTTATTGCCTAAATTTAAAATCTCATGCATCCATTCCAGAACAAAGCCGGAGCAAAACCGCACTTGTTTTGGTGTCTACATTCTTCAAAGTAGATGTCCTGTGTATTAAGTGAAAGATTTCGTAGCTTTTAAATCTCCGTGGTCCTTTCCGTGCATGTTTATCTTGTTGATCTGGTGTTTGAGAATGGGGTTTTGAACTCCCAGGGAACGATCAAACGGTTATTAATGACATTGCAGCATTAGCCACCGGTCAGGCTTTGTAGGAATATATCACTGATCTAATCCTGATCTTAGGTTGTAATTCCAACTTTTGTTAACGTCTGCCAGCATTTGCTTTATTCTTCATTGTTGATGACACCTTCATGCCGCTTCCACTCCTATCTTATTTATAAGTTTGACTCAATTGGAGTCTCCCTTCAAACATCGATGACGCACATGGGCGGGTTGTACTTGGCAAAGGCCTTCATTTCCACGTATATTGATATCCCAAGAAATATAAAGTAAAATATTAGATAAACACATCCTACTTTTCGATTTAAAACCCACTTATACCAATAGATAATCAGCAAGGTGACAGCTATGGAAcccaaaataaagaaacaagacACAAAAAGTCCGTGACTATTTATAACAACAGTGGAGTCGTAGTCCCATACAGTTGTCTTGACAAGCCATGGAATTCCAAGACAGAGTAGGATATCGAAGACATTACTGCCGACTGTGTGTGATACTGCCATATCTCCGTCACCTGAGATAAGAACGTAAAAGAGGGGGAAAAGGAGtggaaatattaattttgtttatttgctaCTAGTCAGTTGGAAGAGTAATGGGCTTTCACGTGTGAGATCTCTGGCTTGGGTCAAGTCCTCCCATCCCGATACTGAGGGTTTCGAGCTAAATTAACAAAATTACCTCTTCTGCAGCGAAAGCTAAAAACAGCTCGTGCCAAGGATTTAAGTGTTGAACGCAGCCTCGTAACACCCTGATTGTTAGGCATATTTGTGCTACACCAACTGAACGTGGAGAGAAGGTCGATGAAAGTTGGATTTCTGGTACTCTATTCTTTTCAAAGAGGAGTTTTTTGGTGTTTTCCACTCCTCACTAAAAGTAGCATGATCCGCCTGCCCCTCAATCAATTCTTAGTCATCAAAATAGACAAGCGCCTGTGATCATGCAGTTAAATAAAGGCTGACACATAATAAGAAATCCGCCTGTATAAATCTTATGCATCTATTTTACTTGTTTGCGTTATGATCTCAGAGGAAAAATATCATTACCTTTTTGAGCAACGAATAGACTCGATAAGCAGTCTGGTACACTGCTTCCAAAGGCAACAAGGGAAAGACCCATAACTGTATCCGGAATCATGAACGTGTAACCGATAATTGTTACCATCCAAACCAGGATATATGACGTTACTCCAATCCAGATAATACAAACCACAAAAGAGAAGCCCACATACTTCTGACAAGATTCCTTCTTTACATCTGGAATAGTGTAATAGTATATTAAATTGATAGGGAAACCGATGAGCCAGCAGATTCTAGCCCACAGCCCCTGGGGTGGACTCCAAGGTGTTCCAAGGGTGAGACCGGGCACCTCGTGTGGTCGGAAGTGTTCGTTTTCGTGATGATGAGCGAGATGCTCCCCGCTGtctggaaagaaaatttaaaatcaGGGTTACGAATTTATATCGCGAATTTATATTGCGCAGTTTCCATGACGAGGTGATCAACCTGGTTGCCTTTTGCCGTAGTCAAAGAGATGGCCTTGGAGGGGCTCATActgtttaaaattaaaacttgCACAGAAGTTTGTGGTATTTAAATATAAAGACGATTTCGctagtttttagtttttgccAAATTTGTGGCACTTTTATTGAAATGTGAACTATGAATTACTTTGTGCTGCATTTTATTAATGTTTTCTATTGAACACGTGCCTTTTATGCTTAGCAAAACTGTTTTGAAGACTTCGTTGTTAGTTTACTTTTTATTAAAGCATGTTACGTTTGACTTTGTTGCCCTTTTCACTGGCTCCTATTATGATCTTTCGATCCGTCGCTGAAATTTTAACCGTttccatttgatttgatctACCTATGACGTATACAGTCACGTTCATGCATATCCTCGGATCACAAAGTGCGTCTTATGAAGGTAGGTTTTCTGTACCTTGATTAAGGCTTATAAGGGCTCAAATAGAAAGATTAAAAGACTTCTCATCTTTTAAGGATTGATCGAATCAACTATAAACAGAAACAATTACCCTCAAATGATTGTGCGATATGAATTTCCTCATCCTTGTCCTTGTTTTTCTCTGGTTCCTTGTCCTTTTCTACTTCAGGTATGCCCTCTTCAGTTCGAAGGgtttcttctttatttgttgttggtttcttttctttctcgGACACGTTACCTTCTTCAGTAGCAAGTTTTGAATATCCTTCGCTCTTACCATTGCTTGTGCCATTTGAAGCGTGTAAATCGGATTTGTATTCGGGGCTGCTTGTGTTAGTTATCTTGTAAAGCCACCTCTCAATTCCAGGATTAAAGTACATGATAACCAGATATATAGAATAGGAACACACCATCGCTGTTGCCTCAGACCTGTAAAATATGAAATATGTAATAGAAAATTAGTGCGGAATACATAGTCATTTTTTACAGTCATTCATGTGTCACCTGGGAATATTATAAGGTCATCAGAAATGGTCCTCACTTCAACCGCTGAAGATGAAGTCTTCATTGAATAGAACCTCTTCTCAAATACGATTACCTCAGCAATTTTAATAACCTCTTCTTAGAACCATTCTCCCTGATCTTGCATTATAAAGGTGATCTTGTTTTTTTGGTATAGCGAGAAGAAATAGATACCGACCAATTTTGCAAGTCTTATACATAGGTAAACTCAAAGGACATGTGCACATGGATCTTTGAGGATGCATCCACGTGTCTTGTTATGTATTTTGTTTGCGAGGGTTTGGTGTATTACTGAGAGTTGCATCTTACTAATGATAATGGAAACTGTTAAATGGTGCCATAAAGCATCTTTGGAAACCGTTAAATGGCTGCCATGAAGCATCTATGGACGTCCAGTGGCGATGTATGGACATCATCAGAAATTATGAAAAGTGCCCTGACTATCCACGGAAGACACCATTTCTGCTTGTGGGCGGCAAAATTGACGAAGTAGAAATTTGCTAGAAATGCGAAGAAAATAGGGAGTTGAAGAAATGATGAcggaacgacaacgacaacgctacaaatcaatatgattggttgaatgaggaaaaataatcgcgcTGCATGTGCGGCACACTCTGTACTGCATTTTTCTGACGTattctgccaaacgacgacatAAACTCGTCATACTAGGAGTTTTAACGACAACACGAgaccgcagcagtaaatctttcattctctgccatTACCTGAAAACCAATCGTGCCAAGAAAGTGAtagtgcacttcgcctatttggTACAACGTGACAatcatggaataatcgcaaaacacgtAACCTAGCGCAAAGTTTGATTTTaatgtgacattttcgttgcagTAACCGTCGTAGTTTCTTAAAACTCGCTAATGTCTTACCAGACGACAACGTTATCCATAAGCACCAACATGAGAATGACGAGACTAAGAAGATAAAACATGCTGTCCCTAACAAGAGGCCACCAAGCCAAATATAATACCtgcaaaaaatgaataaataaaacaaCAGCGGGGTAAGCTATGCCTGAAAGCTTTATGACTTAATTCACAATTTCCTGTGTCTCCCTGACAAAACGTGACAATCATGAATGCGGAAAAGAGCTGCTGGAAAAACGTTTTTGAGCAACAAACAAATTCTCTTGATAGAAATATTACTCTAACATTATTCATGGAATGTTGAAGCGATTCTAGGTACGAAAGTTTTGTGATGCTCATTAGTCCTTTTTTCGAAGGCTATACGTACGTAGACTCGCTTTGAattagaggctgaagtgaaattcagaaatggcctattgttacATTTGTAGTTGTGGGAATATCGTTCTGTTGCCGCAACTGTGGTCGCTGAGAAATGTTGTCCATTGAAGCTGGCAAGTGGTAGTCAAAAAGTACAATATTGATCTTACCGTTCCTGCACCGATACCACATACACCAATCACGAAGAGAACGTTGAACACGGCTGAGCCTAAGATGGTACCAACTCCAATGTCACCATGTGTAACGAAGACACCTGAAATTAATGGTAAATTCGGGAAAGAGCTTGAAGTAATATTGTATCATCATTTAAGGATTATCGAACCTAAAATACAAGACAGCTTGGTTCCATTGCTCGGTGGCCATTGCAGATGGTTCGTTGGCTGTGTTTTGTAAGCTCTTGCATGGATCAAAGCTCATTCTAATCACTGGCGGAAATTGTCCCccgagatcccgagttcaaaaGCCAACTGATTGCCTCTTGTTGGTTTTAAAGCACACTCTGTTTGGTTGCGATTGAGATTTTGCGATTATTCAAGTGAAGTGCCTCAGTGTACACTTGCTTGTTATCTATGTGCATTTTCACTATCCGCACGAATTCACACAATTCAGCTCCAAAGTCTATTCTCTTTGTACTCGCGGCCAATCCGTGTCGTTGCTTCTAAAAACAAGCTACTGCACTCTTTTATCATTTATCTGTCTTTACTTGAAATGGAGAAACGTCCTTTGATATTTAAGATAGTGATCATTTCTAAATCGATTGGCATGACAAGTTGGGTTTGCAGGCCGTGGAAGCAAACTCTTGCCCATCATAATCCCTGGCGCTCAACGTTGAACAACTCACCTATCACGGACGCGAAAAGTTCGGGCGCAGAACTTCCCAAGGCCATGAAAGTCGCTCCAGCCACATCTGATTGAAGCCCCATCTTATCACAAATAATTTCCAGGCAAGGTACAAAATAGTCGTCGCATACAATAGCAATAGCCCAGAACATGTAAAAGGCCGCTGCAAAGTTAACGATGACAGCACCATGTTGCCTTTGACGCTGATTGAAAAAATCATTCGGAAATTCCTCTATCGATGGTGGAGTGCAGTTTTTTAGCTTGTGGGTCTTGTGTGCAAGAAGATTCCTTGTGAACGACACGTCTAAAGTAAAGCAACGGCTAATAAGCGTTGGAATAACTAATTTTTCAAACGTCTTATTTTTTAGTAATACGAAATGAGAAggggaagaaagaaaaacggGGATCGCAAGGCCTGGATATTTCATTCCACAGTTCCTAGCAGCTTTGCCATAATCCATGAAAAGGCCTCTGCCAAAATCCATTGCTAtgtcaatgttgtttttctaAAACAGTCCAAGATAGAAGGAAACATCTTCAGTCTTCTTGACTATGATTAGCTTGGAACCAATGAGCATTTCATGCCTCTGCAGATTGCAAGATTGCAAAGGCTGTATAGTCGTCAAGATTGAATGACATTAGAGTTGCAATGAGGAATCCCTTGCTTGCGGCCCGTAAACCTTACCACTGATTCGTAGTTCTTGTTGCAGCATGATATGATTATTTTAGTCAAGGCATTGATAACAACAATGTGCTCGGTGACTGCAATGGTACCAAGCTTTCATTGTCTTAAACTGACTCTAGTTAGCAGGTATATCATTCGTCTTAGattgtttgtcatttttcttcTGTTTATGTGTTGTTTATCCTACTAAGACaacaaaactttgttttgtttaattctCTCTCTACAGTCTCATCATACCTGAAATTTCCTCCGCTATTGATCTTGGTTTTCTTGTAATTTCATTGATTAGATCATTTTGGTTCCAGGCATAAAAAACAAATAGTGTCACAGAAGCTGCAAATCCCAAGAGGACACTGGAGCGTCTCTTCCGCCTCATGACTGGCAAATACAAACCGACATTTTGTGAATTAACTAAGCTAAAAATATTCCCTAAATCGTTAGTGGAGAAGCTTGTTCCTTCATCGTTGGCTTACACAATCTGGCACTTATGTGATGAGCTATTGGTTATTCATAGAATCACCTGTCGCGCGACTTTTAAAACCTGCCCGAGCATTCACCTGCGACTTTTCATCCACTCACAGTACTTCGAAGTTGATTAATCGCCGCAATTACACTTAAGCTACAGTTACAATTTTTTGAAGGGACTTTAAACTTTACAAGGATTTAAAATTATTCCGTGAGTCTTAAAAGGAATGAAATCAACTCGTAACAGTTGAATGTCGGGTTCAGAACAATAACATGTCAGAGAGTTACGAACCAAGGACAGCAACGGCGACGAAACGTCAGAAATCAGTTGTGTGATAAGTCGAATAAGGAGAAACAATCGGGCTGCACGTTCCACAAGTCCTTTGGTGTCATATTATGACGTAGTATGTCAAACAAAGATATTTCTCGCCCAGCCAGCGACGAAGTATCGATACGACTGAAGGCTTTTGCAGGCTTTCAGTTACTCACTTGTAAACTTAATTGGTGAGAAAAGTAGGTAGTTTACGACGAAACTGGCACTAATATAGGGTATGCATCGATTCCTGCGGTGAATTTTACTTTCTCGTCATATACTTCTTAGTTTTCGGGGGTCAGGGAATCGAGATAACCTCTGATTAATGGCACATATGCACTTGGCACGGCCGCAATTTGGTTTGACTTGCCATGCCAGATGGCGGCATAGTACGGTTGTAATGCAATCACGCGACTCGTGCGAAACCtctattttcaaatttgacattTGGTGTTCTGACGACACCGCAAGCCCACAGCAGAAAATCTTTTTTCTGCCTTTATATGAAAGCTGTTCGTTGCTATCAAATGAAaggacattttgtttttcaacgtTACCAACGTGGGATATTTGCTAAACCTACTGCGAAGTCCTGTTTTGAAGTGACGTATTCTTCAGCCGTCGCAGCTTCCTAAACTCCCCATTATAGGCTTTAGACGGTGGATTGGATTCTGTGACGACACTGGGGACCAACATCATGAGGATTATGATGTCATGGATATCTTGAAAAAGGGCAAAATATTACTACTGACTTTTGATATAAAAGTTATGAGTAACTTGCCTTTGTTTTCCAAGCCCTGGTTTCTGCTGTGAGGATCAAATTACCACGCAAAGACCAAACTGTTGCgaggaaaaacaattttgagcTTCATGAGCTCGCTTTTAGCTTCTGCCAATAAGAAGTGCGCCAC
This genomic interval carries:
- the LOC136931684 gene encoding sodium/potassium/calcium exchanger 4-like, coding for MRRKRRSSVLLGFAASVTLFVFYAWNQNDLINEITRKPRSIAEEISDVSFTRNLLAHKTHKLKNCTPPSIEEFPNDFFNQRQRQHGAVIVNFAAAFYMFWAIAIVCDDYFVPCLEIICDKMGLQSDVAGATFMALGSSAPELFASVIGVFVTHGDIGVGTILGSAVFNVLFVIGVCGIGAGTVLYLAWWPLVRDSMFYLLSLVILMLVLMDNVVVWSEATAMVCSYSIYLVIMYFNPGIERWLYKITNTSSPEYKSDLHASNGTSNGKSEGYSKLATEEGNVSEKEKKPTTNKEETLRTEEGIPEVEKDKEPEKNKDKDEEIHIAQSFEDSGEHLAHHHENEHFRPHEVPGLTLGTPWSPPQGLWARICWLIGFPINLIYYYTIPDVKKESCQKYVGFSFVVCIIWIGVTSYILVWMVTIIGYTFMIPDTVMGLSLVAFGSSVPDCLSSLFVAQKGDGDMAVSHTVGSNVFDILLCLGIPWLVKTTVWDYDSTVVINSHGLFVSCFFILGSIAVTLLIIYWYKWVLNRKVGCVYLIFYFIFLGISIYVEMKAFAKYNPPMCVIDV